GTCATAATACAGCACACAGAGTAAACACTTGGTATCTGAAACCATAGCAACCAGAGACCAAGCAGTCCAGAATGAGGGCTTGGTGTCCACGTGTTTGTCCTAATTACTACAACACTGTTACTCTGCTAACCTTGATCAGCACCAATACACACCACAGCGACTGTAAAAAAtcagcaaaataatttaaaaaaattaaaaaccccATTATTCTTCTGCATCTATGTCCTCTCAAGCCAGCTTGGAGTCTATCACTCACAATCCGTCGGGGCACTTTGTGACTGGATGCTGTGCGAGACCCACAGTACTCTGCAGGACAGTTCACACTGACCGCAGGTGCGTCTGCCCCTGACCACACCACACACTTACAGCCCCAGGGCTGCCGCTGCCCGTCGAGCGGACTCTCACCCACTACTGCTTGGGGAATCCCTATCACTATCCCTGCAAGTTAACCTCGCTTACAACCCAGGCTTGAACAGACAACAGTAAGACTACAGAGCTTGACACAAACAACAACGCTGCTCGAATTACTCGGGAAGCCCTCACATTGGCATTTAGCAGGCAAGAATGAGTCAAGGCTCAATATTGTTTTCTGCTAAAAGCAAGAATCGCATCCAGATGCGGTAAACAATTCATGGAAAAAGCAGAACACAGAGAAAGAAGTGAAACCTTGAAAGGTTttttcacagggaagggctACAGAGAAGGAATACCACAAGTTACCTCACACAACTTCCCaaaatttattttacttcagCTTAATTTGTCAAACAACAGAGAGCAAAGTTTAAATTTAAGCTTTCAGAGCCATTCCCTCAacacagacatgctgaaacttccaaattaaattaaaatggccATCTTAGTGGTTAAGGTTACATTGGCCTGATAGAAGAAAAGTCTTGATTGTGACTTATTCTTAActggtttaattttaatttcaagatACAATTTTACTTGTAAGTTGCAGAAAAGGTAATAGTTTGATATCCTGTTTTAGCGGTTTGCTTACGAGGACAATAAACTTCAGGTCTGGCAGGGTTACCTTTCTCCAGCCAGGAAACTGGATGTAGGTATCCTGAGGAAGGTCCGGCACTCCACTGGGAATGCTGAAGCTGCCACCATAGAAAGCTGGAGCGGTGAGGTCGGATGGGGGCTGGAAAGCCCTTTCCTGGCTTCGTTCCCAGAGGACACCTTGACTGACGGCTTCATCGATGCTCAAACTGTAGATGAGCCAGTTGCTCAGGGTGTCGTTTCCCAGAGTCAGGTTGGATACAAGCCCCTGTCGAGACAACAGGTTTTTAACCCTCcatgacctactgtacatttctgtttttgtgtgaaaaaaacaagaaaactaaCTCAAAAATATCGTCATGCAACTACCACCTACAGGCAGGCAGGGGGATGAGATGAGATGCATGTAGAGATCTCAAGAGTTCAGTgataagaaacattttacatatatgcagtaaaactaaaaaaaacatctcttatTTCATAATAAACATGGACCTCAACGTGGCTGAGAATACTTTTGTTTAGTAGTGCCAAATTACCCAATTCCCATCTGTCTCTTTCGGAGATGATCTCTGGCCAGGATCCACCTCAAATCTGCAGCCTAATGTCTTTTGACATCAATTAACAGTCACAATAGGGCAGAAGATACTATTTAGAGCTCCCCTTTTTCTACCGGCAGGACATTCAACTACTGACAACCCATTCAATGCGTTCATAAGATTTAAAGAAAGCATCATCATTTTTGTGCCAAATAATCGCTGCAACATCATATTAATTTTAGATTCATGTGCAAcagaataaaactaaaatgaaaaagttCATACCTTAAAATCATTGATGTATTTGCCATAATTAACTCTGCCCATGTTTTCCACAAGTATATCCAACAGATCTCCAGCCTTCCCAGTGATATTGATTGTCAAAGATTTGTCTCTTTCCAGAATTCCCTTTGGAAACTGCAGATGTGATTGAGAAGGAATTTAACTACATTAAACTGATGAACAAAAATGCTTCCTGGAattgtaaaataatgaaaacatacCCCATTCACAGTGATATAAGCACGGTCATGTACACCATTTAATAGTGAAGAGAGAGGAGTAGGCTCACTGCAGTCTTTAGGGATCTTGGTTTGATATAGAATGAATCCGAAATGCTTTTAAATAGAAATGGaaatgaaaattattaaaatacatcagAAAGTTACCCAGGAAGGCAGTTAACAGTAATTATTTCTCTTTATTTGAATTGTGGAAAATTTACCATACAATATAGATATGGTCCTTAAAATGATAAATAGattaactctgtttttgtttttaactataaactataaactaaaaataatgctATGTATGATGCAGACGACAGAACAATTATAtcttaagaaattattttagtaATATTAACTTCAAGTCAGTTATAATGAATAAATGTTCCTTGTATAAAACCTGTTTCTGTTGGTATAAATCTCTGCCCATACCTGGTTCATCTCAATGAAGGTTATGGGGTATACACTTTTCACAGGCCCAGAGAAAGAGAGCGAGTCTAGCGCATCAGTTACTGTCTGGAGCTGTAGTTGAGTGAGCacagaagaagataatttaGACACTAAGATTCAAAACACTCTGATAGCCAGACATTTTAAGGATGACACTGTGTTTTTATATGTATGAGAGCTTTAAAACTTTGAATTTGAAGCAGGAAAACTGATTGAtatccaaaaatgaaaaatactttaGTTTCAATCCTACAAGATGTAAAGTCACACATTTTCCACCTGTAAGACACAGATTAAATCAGAAcctaatgtcatttttttttgttgatgcTACAATGAATTGACGCATGCGAAAAATGTAACTGGCAAAAGAAGTGTGATTTACTCTGGTGCAGATCCTTCAGTTTGTTGGCCCTGTGTGTAAAAATCTGGTACAGACAGGGCCTGACATTTTACAGGTAAAGACACCTCACCAAAACTCTCATTATTCAGGAGCATTTCAAACCCCTCAAAATCTAATAAACTGTAAGAAATGTATAACCAAAGCAAAAAAGGAGAGGACAACagtacagaaaataataaaaaataaaaagctatcTGCTTAATGAAGTATGCTTCAGGTGAACTCCAAAACCTTAACAACAACATCACTTGTGGTTTTTGTGCTGCAGAGTGTTTCAACAGCTGTGCATTCTCAACATTTTGAAATAGAGCCAATTACCCACAATCCCTTACGCTACTTGTGGTAATTATAGAAAAAACTGTAAGGTTTAGagaaataaatgataaaaatagcTAGTTTCACAGTACAGATGATAAAACCTTATTTTCAAATTCCGGTATATGTCCCTGAAGAATAATTACCGTAAGCAGGAGTCCACATATGAAAGTAACAAGGCAGGATGCCACCCAGAACTGCAACATTAATCCAAAATCTGGGATACCACCAAACGAGCTGCAAGCATTGTGtcattgtgtttgttttctgacCAGAAACAGAGACTCAAAAATCAGAAATGTGTTCTCAAGAATACAACTGAGGAGATTATACAGCCCAATGTGTTCAGAATACttactttattcatttttacagcTCCATATGAAAATTTAGGTGTTGTTGGAGGGACTGGTCCATCAGGTATTTTCCTGTACTGCACAACAAATTAAAACCAATTAATTGTTAATAGATTTTAATTATCAGTTCCGAATGCAACATTTCTTGGATTTGACACCATTACCTTGTCGGAACAGATATGTAAAAACACTGACAATGGTGGAgaagaaattaatttgaatttgtGTGATGACATTGTAATTTAGCTGTTCTATTCTTTGGACTTAATTTTGGACTTCATGGTTTGTCCGACAGACTTTCTAAGTCGTGTCCAAAATGCTGTTTTCCATTCATTAGGAATCACACCACATCCCTGCACCCTGCCTTTCGACTGTTTAATATCTGAGATGCTTGGGGTGTTATTAGAttgttaaaaactatttttaaagtgttagatagtactgtacatctaaaaaatacgttattaaaaatgtacagttgCTTCTTGTTTAACACTTTTTTGGTAATTTTTTTCagagattcattttctttagatctctttttttaattaaggctGATCCACAAAGATAACACATTACTTAGTAAATCTAATTTCAACTGACAAACCGAACAAATAAGACACctgcattatattattatttttacattgaaaTGTTTCTCCCTTCATTACTAGGTATACATTTCTTTGAATGTTTCAAACCTTTCAGATTACTTCTGCAGGCCAGGATGAAAATTATGTAGGAATGGcagtaacatgtaatatttctgctttgtttttctgGTGAATTGTTCTACAAACTCATGTAAGGTATGCTGCACAATAATGTACAAATTAATACTGTTATACCAAATGGCAGTGTGTACTATCCCATTTTTTATACCTATTAAGCatacttgaaaaataaacaatatcacTAGTTAAGGACAAATtgtaattttataaaaaaaaaaactaattctgCAACTTTAATCCTTACCAGTCTAATAACATCTCGGATGGCAAAATATTTGTCTGTGAGATCCCCCGCTTCAGTTAGAGGTGCATCATAATCATAGCTGGTTGGCTGTGGAGCGTATGGAGTATTAGCACCTGAAAGGAGAATCTCAGAATGAAATTCGCATCTTTCCTTGTTCACACTTTACTTAAGCTTTAGACTTCAAAAGTTGTAGATTAAGCCAACATTCCATTACCGGCGGTAATTTATCTGCTTCTTTCAATTCTTCCTGTTAGGCATGAAGTCCACTTTTCTTTGTGTCATCTATTCACAATGTAGCTGCTCTGACAACTCAAATACTCTCTGCCAAGTTAGTTCAACTGATTTGCAGAATATTTTCTCTAGAGAAAAGTATGCTTATGAAGTCGCTTGTGATTAGAAAATTATTTCAGGGTTTCCCAAGTTCTGAGattttaacagttttatttttgtattgggGTTAAACCCCTCTGGTTCTTTAGAAGGCCACTTGTTCGTTGTGGCTGGAGATAACCCTAAGCCCATGCCAaaatcacagggcacaaggcaggatgcagAGCACTGCCTGCTGGGGCTAAAATAAGTAAAACCCATCACATTTATATAGAACGTTTCAGCCATGTTCTCTCAACAGTGTTATTCAAACAGTTTGAAGCAATATGTCTCACCATTCCAGTATCCAAAATTAGTTCCACCAATAAACATGTACCTATATGAAAGACAAGATGGTAAAGATAGAAAACAGGAATGGGGTGATTCATACAGTACCTAGTATCTAGACAAACCGCCTCTTCAAACAATTATGTAGTgtggtgattaaaaaaaagattttgcagTCACTTTAGTTTTTCAGGTGTGACAACTTATCCTAGtatgactgaaaaaaaatatatttaaaaaatccaacATAAAAGAGAACATGATATAGATTTACAGTGCATAATTCCCAAGATGAACTGGTCACAACTACTGAAGTACCCAGACTCTTGCTACATTAATCCTAAGAGTGTGTTTACTTAACAACTTAACTATCATGAACATAAATACTAAATTACGATATAGCTTTTATGGCAACCCgagaattaatttaatggaTTAATAAAAATCCAAATATATGCTACAATATTCTGTTGTTCTTGACTGTTCAACCAATCTGTTtcaaaaattgcatttttatccTCTAACCTTTCTTTTCACTTATAAATTACGACCTAACATAAATAATTCTGCTATTTTATTCAGAACCTCTTTCTAGTCCTGTCCACCAAACCACTAATATTTCTATAATGCACATGTACAATGTAAAGAAATCTTTTAATCTTTGAAAAACCACCATATGCTGAGTTTTACTTACAGATTGACATTTGCTCCAGCTGCTAGGATTTCATTCAGTGATTTTGCAACAGTGTTTTTATTAACAACTGAGTGGTGTTGCCCCCAGTGGTCCAACCAGCCTGTGTAGAATTCAGAGTTTACCTGAAAGATAAGATGACCGTTGGAGGTAAGTAAAAACACCACACTTCGCCTCACCACCTGATGTACAGGTCTTGGGCAATTTATGATacacaatacatttttcctttacAGAGAGCTTGGTCGGCAGTTTAAAAATATGCTGAACTGACACTATAAAAAGTCATGACaggatatattttaaataagaattattaagaaatggactatttaaaaatgaacacaagGACAACCAAATTTGTCCACGCAAATAAATGTTCAACTCAAAGAAATGTAATAGTTCCAatcaaaaagaataataaaggcTTCTTAGAACTGATGATTCATCAACGATAAACAGACTTTAAATGTGGAAACTAGACTACTTAGGAAATGTCTCTGAATTTAACCAAggacaaaacatacagtatctatgcAGTATCTCTGATAATGGCCATACAAGCAGCCAAAATTTTTGATACCACTTCCTCTCTTTTTACAGCAGTTCAAATTGCCTTTTGGTATTGTCACTAATGGAATTTTTTTACAGAGAGAAAAAACCTTCCATTGATATACAGtcattatttaaagatgaataatTACTGGTATGTATCAGTTTCAATTTTTCCTGTTACTTGTTTTAGACTCTTCAGTCTGGTTTAGTCTTTGAAATCAGAGGCAAATGTTTTGGTTCTTGCTTCGGCGGCACATATACTCAAATTGGAAtgatacagagaagattagcatggcccctaTGCAAGTAAGACACACAAAAATTGtgaagcgttccataatttTAGATATATTGCAAAATAGTATGCTCTCACAACGCTGCtacttatacagtacagcatttaTTATCAGTTCAACCAAGCAAGATTCTAAAACCTCCGTATTTTGTGGCGATTGGGCAATTTTGGGTGTCATAGCTGCTTTTTTAACAGAACAGTGGTAACATATACATTATGCTTGGTGAAAGCAGCACACGGTACAAAAATCGAATttcagcgctggggccctggattcaatttctgaggtgctacctgcgtggagtttgtattttctctccgcttttgtgtgggtttcctctgggtgctcaggtttcctcccacagtccagacacatgctggcaggttaactggcttttgaaaaaattggccctggtgtgagtgtgcgcatGTCTGTGTTCGtgtctgcctgctctgtgacagaCAGGGTGAATCCTGTCTTGCACCCATGGCTTGTCAGCATAGACTTTGGCTCCCCTGCAAACCTAAAAGCTGTTAGACATTGGATGGATGTATCGGAGAGAGGGTGCCCGTGTTGAAAACTGGCAATCCACTCTAAGGAGTTTACCTCTTCACGCTCCCTGAAACCTTTCTAATTTAGCTTCTCAATGCTTTGCAGCAGTTGCAGGTTTGCTGGTTTAGCAGCACATCCCCCATCCCCTATTATTATGCACAATTAAGGAACCACAAACAAGAGTACACCATGTGCACTTGGTGAGTGATCTCAGCTTTCAGAAAAGATCTGCATGAAAACAACAAATCTGTATAATTCAATTTTGCTATATAATTGTTTGCATTGTATAATGCAGTTTAAAAAGGAAAGGCTTTAAATTGTGTCCCCATTTCTGAATTTTTGaagaaaaggttatttttttcaagGAAGAGTTGCACATCAATGATGTTTGTAGTTTCACATAGGTGAAAGCTACAGTGGTGTATATATAGGTGTATTTATGCATACATAAATAGTAATATAGTATGTTTCCATAGATAAAGATCATACTCTGATCGGAAACATCTGCCAAAACCCCTTGTGTGGGCTGTGTTGAATTgcccaaatttaaaaaaaagggtcTGACATGAGTTATAAAAGCTTCTTTCCACTCAAGATACTTCATTTATTGTATGTTAATTTCAAAAACcactttctacagtatgttaaagtgCATGATAAAGAGTAAAGATTTTCCTAGCATGAAATTTAATGTATAGATCATGcgttttgtctttttctgtgaCATACAAGACATATAATCTGTCAATTACATTCTTAATGTGTTTCAGCCGAATTGCAAATAATCTaatatttctgaaaaagaatgattaaataaaatatttaaaaactgttctctggtttctgttattttcttaCTCATTACATAAGCTTCATCCTTTACCTGAACAGGTTAAAATTTAAACGTCTCCTGAAAAGATTTCCTGGAGAGTTTGCTCCTTAGTCAGTTTGAACTGTGACAAAGGTCGGTAAAGGCAGTCCAGGAGGGCTGTAGTTTCTCAGGACTTACCAGTGGACCTTTGGGTTCTGCATGCCTCTGAGCAGAGAAAGCTGCAGTAACATTGCCACctagtgaaagaaaaagaaaagttactGCACAATTCATATCACCTAAGCTCACATTCCTGAATACTGTTTTACGAGACAGACATGacaaaacaagatgtcacaGGAATTACCTTCTAAGCATGTTTCTACCTGAATGTCAAAAAGAAGGACCTCAAGGTCATTTAGAGGCAATAAAATACTATGGATCTGTGTGCAGCTCTGCTTTGCCATCTCACCTCAGTGCTCCAACCGCATGGATAGACTGAAAAGTGGTTGAAGGAAGAAAAAGCACTTTCGGTCCATTCAAAAAGGGTGGATAAATTCAATTGTCCATAACACTGACACACCTCTTACACAAAGGAGAGCACAGAGCGTGATGTCTCAGATCCCCACATCACCACAGTTCTTCTTCGACAGTTGCAGTACAACTTTGTCAGCTTGACTCACAATGCTCACTTGACCTGAAGCATTTAACTGCACCCATGTCTTACAGTGCTAAAACATCACAGATTTCTGCACCTGAGGAACATATGATTAAGAATCATATTTCAGCCATTACGTACCTATGAGAGagccataaaaaacaaaaacaaaaaatgagaagTGGTAAATGAGACCATCTACTCAGTGGTTTAAATCTTAACAAAATTTTCTAAATGGTTGTGTGTTACCAGGATGggaacaagaaacaaaaaaaagggaAGTCTTATGTTTCTGTTATATCTTATCTTTCTTAAAGTGAGAAGCCCAAAAATTAAGAAATCATCAGAAGCATAAATGTGTGATTTTCTGAACCTTGGTTTAATAAACAGAGACTCCCTCACATACATTGAGATTTAATAAACTGAGTTTTCTAAAGCTACTGAAGTTACCCAGTAATGGATGGGCATGGATGCACTGAGGTGATATATATTGCTGTATCAAAattaaggctgctgctggaagacgtgttagtggggccagtaggggcactcaccctgcgcaccaggtgggtcttaatgccccattatagtgacggggacactgtactgtaaaaagacatTGTCCTTGGATGAGacctaaaactgaggtcctggccaaatttcccattggcctttaccaaacatggcctcctaataatccccatctctgaactggctttatcactctgctctcctccccactgagagcaggtgtgtggggagtgtactggtgcactacgCCTGGAGTGGATTgtgcagaaaagcactatacaagtgtaaggaattactaATAATGATTAAAATCAGAACGTAAGGAGCAAATTCTTACCCTTATACCCCAAGTCTCTAAAGATAGTGTAGCAGAGCTACTCCACACCAGGTGGCTAAATGACTATTCCCACTCCCACGCTTCACTAGAGCCCCTCCGCCTGTCTGCAGGAGGCATGAGTGCCTGGGACACTCACACTGGGAGCCAAGCCTGACACTGGCCCCAGGCTCTTGAAGCTGGGGACAGCAGCGTGAAGCAAGACGCTGTCCACACCACAAGGACACCTAGCAGTTTTCATGACCCAAAGACGTCATTCCAAATGTACTACTTTGTGCAATTGCACTTTGTGATCTGAAAATTagataactttttatttttacaaaaatactaACCTACCGTATGAATTATATACccacttttcttttatttccatACTTATTCCCTATTCTCATCAAATAAGTAAGGCTGGTCCTTAGTAAAAGTctgatttttatgttttctgccCTTGACAGCATTGGAATATAAAGACACTCCCCCTGCACAGCCAAATAAAAAGTTTTTCTAAGGTTTTTGTAAACAACCAATATTAACCGAAATCATGATGCATGATAAATATAGTTTTAACTCCCTGGTTGAAACAAACACCAGTAATCATCTTGTCATCAGACTGATGCTGTCATCCAGGAGCTGGTAGCACACACTATTGTTGGATCTGACCagattattacagtgctaattACTGATGACAGGCAAATTAAAGATAAGATAATCAACATTGTTAGACTGCCAAGCACAGACACCTATTTTTCTGTCTTCACAAGTTTTGGTAGGTATAGTGGTGGGTAAATTAGGTCATTGTACCCACATAGAGAAAATTATCCAGTCAGATTAGTCTTTTCTCCTTCAGTAGCCCATTACTCTCATCTAGCTATTTTCTGCACAGCTCTTATTCAGATAAATTCCAATTTGCTGGTGTAGTAACTAGGTGCGGACCTTTGCTCTTGAAAGGAATATAATAAGGAtatttcaaaaatcaaaagttccATATTTTTGCACTACAATAATTTTCTCCACAAACCTGGTCCAAAATCCACTGTAGCATACAGCCCTTGCAAAGCTCCACATTTCAGGAAGCCTAGTCCCGCCCCATCTGTTGTGAAGAGAACAACCTCCTCACCCAGGTGGGAACGGAAGAGCTTTGTAAGATGGCGCAGATAATTGTAGTCACATGCGAAGTAGCTACCATACTCATTTTCCACCTGAAAAACAAGGTTTAACACTTACACTTCACACCTGATAAAAGAATGGAGAATCAGAATGTACACAAACAGAAAGCTTGGCAACCAAATAATGTCTCAAACTTCCGTCAGTCAATGACTGTTTCTTGCTTTTAGCATTCTACGTTAAGCAAGGGTGTCTGCAAATTCTTATGTCTTATCAAAGCAATCAGGAAAAATATGAATATCAAAATGTAAAACGGCAATAAAAACAATCAGTTTTTATCTCTTAAAAAGAGAGGCAATGTGGTACTAAAAAGGTAAAGCATATCTGGTTAAAGTATAACGTTTTCTTGTTTAATGCTACACCCAACAACCTGTCATACAAGAATGACAGTACAACTGTTTAATGCACTGTCCTCCAGAAGGACATCAGAACCAGGGAAGAGATCTCCAACACTAAAGAATAATTCTGCAGAGAAAGCTGGCTGTCAACACGATAGGCCCATGACAGGGATATAGCCAATAGAGTTTGAAACTATTTGACAATTTAAAACACCATAATCCATTTCTTGTATCAAACAGTCTTAATGATTTATGTTCTTCGTGACATTTTTATATAGAATTAGAATATAGAAGTTAAAACTGAACTTGAGTGAAATGA
This is a stretch of genomic DNA from Lepisosteus oculatus isolate fLepOcu1 chromosome 10, fLepOcu1.hap2, whole genome shotgun sequence. It encodes these proteins:
- the glb1 gene encoding beta-galactosidase; this translates as MAFIWVFLLLPTITGVKLACAAPRSFEIDYENDCFLKDGEPFRYISGSIHYSRIPRVYWKDRLIKMYMAGLNAIQTYVPWNYHEPLPQQHNFTGDRDLEHFLKLANDLGLLVILRPGPYICAEWEMGGLPAWLLKKKDIVLRSSDPDYITAVDQWMGKLLPMIKPFLYQNGGPIITVQVENEYGSYFACDYNYLRHLTKLFRSHLGEEVVLFTTDGAGLGFLKCGALQGLYATVDFGPGGNVTAAFSAQRHAEPKGPLVNSEFYTGWLDHWGQHHSVVNKNTVAKSLNEILAAGANVNLYMFIGGTNFGYWNGANTPYAPQPTSYDYDAPLTEAGDLTDKYFAIRDVIRLYRKIPDGPVPPTTPKFSYGAVKMNKLQTVTDALDSLSFSGPVKSVYPITFIEMNQHFGFILYQTKIPKDCSEPTPLSSLLNGVHDRAYITVNGFPKGILERDKSLTINITGKAGDLLDILVENMGRVNYGKYINDFKGLVSNLTLGNDTLSNWLIYSLSIDEAVSQGVLWERSQERAFQPPSDLTAPAFYGGSFSIPSGVPDLPQDTYIQFPGWRKGQVWINGFNLGRYWPARGPQVTLYVPASVLSTAAPNNITVLELESSPCDFGPCTVDFTEAPVLNATVEYPALKRKLFIKEDLA